GTGCCCCTGCGGGGCCTCACGGCACCCGCCGGGCAGGAGGCGACGCTCTACTTTGCCGACCCGCGCTGGACGCGGCTCGTCCCCGAGGCGCGCCGCCTTCCCGGCGGGCTCGACGCGGTGCAGAAGCTGGGCGCCCTGGTCGAAGCCCTGGCGGAGGGCCCTCGGCAGGAGGGTGGCGCCCCCGTTCTGCCCCGGGGAACCCGCTTGCGCCGCGCCTACCTGGGCGCCGAGGGTCTGGCGGTGGTGGACTTCGAGCCGGCGCTGGGCGACTTCTCCCCCGGGGGCGCGTCGGGGGAGCTCCTCACGGTCTTCGCCCTGGTCCACACCCTCGCGGAGAACGTGCCGGACATCCGCTCGGTGCAGCTCCTGGTGGGGGGCGAGGAGCGGCAGACCCTGGCCGGCCACGTGAAGATCTCCGAGCCCCTGACCCCCGACCCCCAGTGGACGGCGGACCGAAAGTGAAGGGAACCCCCCATGTCTGACATCCGGCGCATGAACCGGATCCGCAACTTTGGG
The DNA window shown above is from Thermodesulfobacteriota bacterium and carries:
- a CDS encoding GerMN domain-containing protein produces the protein MSAGSAGEKPARARGTVRRTRGRARGWGGWGWTGGVLFLLVALAVAATVAVRLGWVDRRAIEKVPLRGLTAPAGQEATLYFADPRWTRLVPEARRLPGGLDAVQKLGALVEALAEGPRQEGGAPVLPRGTRLRRAYLGAEGLAVVDFEPALGDFSPGGASGELLTVFALVHTLAENVPDIRSVQLLVGGEERQTLAGHVKISEPLTPDPQWTADRK